A region of the Canis lupus dingo isolate Sandy chromosome 8, ASM325472v2, whole genome shotgun sequence genome:
TTCCTGCACACCCCTACCAACATACTGAGATATCAAACTGCCCAGtgtatatatgatttgcaagtctCTTATcgaaaattaagttgagtatttTTCATATGCTAGAAGCCACTTCTCCTAGCACCTTATCAGCTTAAAGtatgcaagggggaaaaaagtgaaaaagagataGTGTGCTTGATTTTCAAGGTTAAAGGTATTTGCTAAATTATGTAGGAACTACTGGTAAAACAACTTGTAACTGGATTCAGAGAGGTAGGaagtaagaaaaggagaaagaaattcttAAGTTTATTTCCAGGGGTATCAAGTGTGGAAGATACAGTCCTGTTGTAGAGAGAGAAAACCGTTACTAACAGTTTGTTATGTTTCCTAAATTTATTCAGTGAAATTTAGACcactataaagaagaaaaagtcagtTTTTCTGTAGATAGTTTTTAATATGTCAGCCAAATATAGACCAATTCAACAAGTATTCCAAGACCAGAGAGACCAGGGTAAGTTTTGCAAATTTAGATGGTATAcaggaaaacatgtttttttttttttaaatgggtatttattttaacatgtattaGGAAAAGTTGATACATCAAAATAGTAATAGCACAGATATtatttagaatgaaataaaatgtttaatgtcaatgtatagaaaaaataataatcaaataattttggaatgCATTCTCTAACTTGGCAAAAACCATGACATGGTACGTGCATGGCCAGTTTTGGAAATAatgaacagagaaaggaaaatggaagccAAGAATAACTAAATTTATAACTGATAGCCTCTAAAACAaggtgaagaggaaagaaaagaaactttcctataatgatttattttatttttgacaatacTTAAAATACAAGTTTTCTATGTTACCAGAATATGGTTTCAGACATTCTAATCATGCTACAGATTTAAGTTTATTGTGTACTTTGTACTTTCTCTACAAAGAGAACCAAAAAAACAGGGTTTTTTCTAAAGCATTTGAATATCAGGTCAGAGTTCTCTAGAACAGGTCTCATAAGACTTCCCCTTCACTAAACAGGCTGCAGAGATAATTAGCCTGGCCTTTTAAATTCAGGGCAGAGGAACCAAAAGCAGGTTATGTGGTTAAAGACTCAAGAGgcttaaacaaaaagaaactgcctgagtttatattcctttttttttttttttaaagattttatttatttactcacgagagacagagagagacagagagagagagagagaggcagagggagaagcaggctccatgcagggagcctgacgtgggactcgatcccagtactccaggatcaaaccctgggccgaaggctggccaaaccgctgagccacccagactgccccctGAGTTTATATTCCAACCAAATCCAGAGACTACGTGATCCAATTTCTCATCAGTCCTTATGACTGCAAAAAGACTTACTGCACTGCTCTGAGACCTATATAAGAATCACGACAAGTTCACCTGATCTATTCCAGTCCTTAGCGTCTAAGTGCCTTCATAGCTCTCACAGTCATATACACCAAGCCAAGTTCTAATGCGGACTTCAAGGTCATAACAGACTTTGCCCTTTATTTTCCACAAAGGGCCCTaagcgtaaaaaaaaaaaaaaagtctcttaagTGATGCAACATGTTTGCCTCAAGATAGTTTCACTATCTAAAAAgtgatctctctctcctcttggggACTGAgggcccaggtgccccacataaaGGATTATTAGAAACAATTACAGTTCACAAAACACAGCACTGTGGTCACCAGAAGAACATGGAGTTTTCTTACTTCATCACTTAAAACTTCAGCTaagaggcacccgggtggctcagctggttaagtatctcatttcagctcaggtcatgatctcagggtcctggaactgagccgcgatgggctccctgcttggtggggagtctgcgtctccctctctcctctccccagctcatgctcatgctctctctctctctctttcaaataaataaatagaatctttaaaaaaataaaaaaataaaaccagctaACAAACATGAAGAAACTTAAAAGGTACTGTCAGAAGagaatattgtttaaaaacaaatttctgctTTGAAGGAATAAGATACATTGAAAAATCAaaacctttactttttaaaaaaatcaaaacctttaATTCAATAACAACTGAATGTCCAAACTCATTTCTAATTGTTGCTTTCTCTCTGAGAGAGAATGGcagacactttttcttttttaagattttatttatttattcatgagagacacagagagaggcagagacacaggcagagggagaagcagaccctgggtagggagcccaatgtgggactccgcCAGGGACTCccggaccacgccctgggccgaaggcagatgctaaaccgctgagccacccagggatcccccagatacttctttcaatttcattttttctcaggCCTCTATTGTTTGCTTATTGGGTCATATTCTAGAAGAAGGTGGCAGAAGGACCCAATCAAACAAACTCCTCATTTGAagcagtttttaaagtttattcccCAGGTTCTACGACTCTGAGCCAAGCCAGATGTATGCTTTCTCCACTGCTTTGGAAATCCAGGTTCATGCTAACGCGCTTCTCAATAGCAGCACTGCTGACATCCGGGGCCAAATAATTCTTCCTCGTCAGggttgtcctgtgcattgcagagtgtttagcagcatccctgacttCTACCCACTAGATATCAGGGACAGCCCCACCTTTCCTCCCCAGACCCAGCAGTGACAACCAAAACATCCCCTGAGCATCCCCAGGAAAAATCGCCCTTGGTTGAGAACCACGGCTTTAACCCAAAGAACAAGCTTAATTATCTCAACTTTAATTCTTCATATGCATTTGGTGCTCCTCCAAATCTCTGTGTTGAGACTTTGCCTCAcaatccagcaaatatttatagaacctCCAGGACACAACATCAAGGGCTCTAGGACATAAGCAGAGACAGATTGTCCCTCCCCTAAAGCAGATTTCTTGGGGGATAAGTACATAAAGAACTGTAATAACAGACACTTAATTATATGTTTTGAGTCGCTGATGTTTGTTCCTGGGGTATTCTCATCTTACCAAACACAACACATCTAGAGGACAAAGACCATAACCTGCCCTGGAATACCAATACTGGATCAACAGCCAATAAAAACAAACGATTGTAGACTTCATCACAACAAGGTGTCGGTTTCATACAGACAGCAAAATTGCCACAGTCACTTGGGCAGATAAGCTGTCTCAGCCATAGTTtgttcttctataaaatgggagaaagggcacctaggtggttcagtcggttgagtgtctgccttcgactcaagatcatgatctcagggtcctgggacccagccccgcGTCATGTCAGGCTTAGTGGGAAgtcggcttcttcctctcctgctcctcggACCCCACCGTCCCCAGTTCCTACtcgtgtcctctctctctctctaataaataaaacctttaaaaatcaaatcaaataaaatggggagaaaatgaaTGCTGACAGGATTAAGTCAGATAATACAAGTAAATCTTGGTCCACTTTTTGGCACAGAGAAGCATTCAATTAATGTAAGTTATCATTCCTATCATTTTATTAGCAATAAATCCTACCTCAAGGGAAAGAGCATGCTATGTGCTACATTAACAATGCCCTACATGACGGAAAAAGAAACCAACACTCACCCTGCTAAGGGCAAGAGGACGAAAGTAACCAGAAGCATTTCTAGCATggtcctgaggggaaaaaaatggaggacCCAATTaaaagggatgggggagaggaagaCACTCAGAGACAAACCCACCACCATCATCTAAGGTATTCGATTATTCTTAAGCCTTTTCTATTTAAAGTGTTTTGAGTTTGATTGCCAAAAGCACCCAAGGAGCTAAAGgggaagtgaaaaagaaaaaaaaagaaggaaagaaagaaagaaaaacaaccctCAACTCATAAATATTGAGACATACAAGGGACAGATGTTTGAGACTCTTGAATGCTCACTTGCTGAGTCTTTTAGAAATCATGCTCGACATTTCTATTGCTGTAATGTTAAATACATGCCATCAATTCTGAATATACCACAAAGCATAAAAGtttgtacaaagaaaaaaaaaaggcaaaaactgtTAAGATGTTTCAAAGCAAGAGGACAAAGTCATGGGCCAAAACTGGGTGATTCAAAGATGCGTGTGTGTCTGACTGAAGTAGCATtagaggatgggggggggggggtattcgGGATAGAGAAAAATCACCGTGCAGGAAGACACACATCCAGGGACACCTCCGACGCGCACGGAGTTGACGTGTGCAAAACCAGATCCTACAATGATGAACAGCCCGTTATAGGGTGCACCCGGTGCCTCACCCTGAGGGGGTGAACAGCCCGTTATAGGGTGCACCGGTGCCTCACCCTGAGGGGGCTCATGTCATCGCCCGGCAATCTCACCAGGCGGGTACTAGGAGTTCCCACGTTTTATATGTGGGAAAGGAAACTGAAACAGGGaggagtgacttgcccaaggtcaccccaTCAGGACGCTGAAGATTCCGAGTCTACCACTACAGGTGACGGTGTCTGTTTTCATTCCAGACTCGAAAACTCAATTTGTACCTGCCACTCAGTGAGGCcagctgcccccctgccctctgaccctccctgtgTGGGGAGCCGAAGGGGGCCCCCGTCGCCTCCGGACGCTGAGGTCACCCGGGGGCAGGAACTCGCGGGGCGGCGGACCCAGAAGGGAGCGGGGCGCCGGCCGAGCAGGGAGGTCGCCCACGCCCCTACCTCAGCCCCTCGGTGCGGTCGGCTcgggccgcgccgcgccgcgcccgctCCGCCTCCCGACCGCCGCGCCCCGAGCGCCCGAGGCGCGGGGCCTGCGtgcggggggcgccggggcgcggggccaAGCGAGGGGCCAGGCTGGGCCGACCCAGGGCCGGGGAGCCGCCCGCGCGCGAGCAGAGCAGCCGGGTCAGCGCCATCCGGGCCGATCCGAGAAAGGAAGCGGGGCAGGAACCACCGGCATTTCGAAACCGGAGCGGCCGGCCAGCCCGAGCGCAgtcccgggccgggcgggggcgggggcgggggcggggcggcggggcgcgagGCGCGGGGCGCGGCCCGGGGGAGCGACGGCGGGGGGCTCCGCGCGCGAAGGGGAGGCCCGGGCGCGGCGGGTCGGCTCCGCTGAGGGGCGCGGGCGGAGCGGGCCAGGGCGCGGCCGAGCCTCGCGCGACCGGCGGGGCCCCGAGGCCGGGCGGACCCACCCGCCGCCCCCGGCTTGCGTACCTGAGGCGGCCGCCTGGCTCCCCTCCACTCCCGGGCCGTCCCCGCCGCGGCCCGCCGGTGCCCCGGCCGCCTGCCGCTCCGACATCTGCAGCCCGCCCGGGGAGCGCCTCCGCCGCCGGCCGCGGGTGACTCCGGAAACAGCCGAAGGCCGagcgagcgcggcggcggcggcggcggcggcggcggcggcggcgggaggagcCGAGCGTGGCCCGCGGGCCGGAAGAGGCAGCGCTGCCGGCCCCCGAGCGGCCGCGGGGCTTCGGGCTGCGGAGGCTGGCGGCGCGGCCGCGGGGAGGGCGACTGCGGGCTTTCGGTCGCAGGGTTTTAGGGTTTgacagaacaaacaaaacctgaggGAAGATTCAGGAACACTCGGCCGGAAATCACGGTATCCATAGAGACGCTATCGGAAGCTGGGGTTGCTAGGAGGCCTGGGCGCGTCGGCTAACGTGCGTCATGGCTCAAGTCCCGGAGTCGGGCTCGTTGGAAGGAGACCTGGAGAACGGGGCACGGGAACGGCCTGCTCCTCTGGCAATGGCTCAAGATGCCGAAGCCGACGCCACGGCACAGGGAGGCCCCGAGCTGCCTGTAGAGACTGACCGGGAACCCCAGCcacaggtggaggaagaggaccTCAAAGTGGGGGCGCCAGAGAACGCACACCTACCCCTAAAACCAGCCGGCTCGTCCAACGGGGAGACGCCCAAAGAGTCGGAGGGAGGCTTTCCTAGCGAGACTGATCTAGAGAGTCCCCAGGAGGCAGAGTCAGAGACGGTCAGAGAGATCGTAGGAGAGCTTTTCAAGGATTTGGAGGCTCTTACGGATGATGAGGAGCCAGATTTAGAGCCACGGAAGGACGCCAAACTAGATGTTGCAGAGGATGTGCTCAAAAAGTCAGCTAAGGAAACGGATCCGCAGCTACCAGAGGAGACCGAGTCTGAAGTTCCAGGGGCCTCAATCAGTGAGACAAGATTAGAGCTACTAGAAGAGACCGAACCAGAAGTTCTGGAGGATTCACTTACAGAGCAATATGAAGAAACAGGTCTAGAACCTCCGGAGCCAACCAAACCTGAATTTCCAAGCGAGAAACCAAGAAAATTGATTGAAGAGGCAGATCTACAGCCGCCAGAGATGACCACACTGAAGAGTCcaaaggaagcccaaagaaagtCGCCTGAGGAGAAAAGGACAGAGCCTCTTGAAGAGACCAAATCAgaatttcttgaagaaaaatcaagaaaatcaatTGAGGAAATAGGTCTAGGGCCATCAGGAAAGACCAAACCAGAAGTTCAGGTGGAGACACTGAAAGAATCAACTGTGGAGAAAGTTTTAGAACCACTAGAGGAAACTAAACCATCAGAGCAAAAAGATAAGCAAAGAAAATCAACGGAGGAGACGGGACTAGCACCACCACAGATGTCCAAATCAGAGGAGACTGTAGGAGAGTCAACAGAGGAGAAAGGTCTAGAGCCAAAGTTTCCAAAGATAGAACCAAGAAAATCAAGTGAGGAAACAGATCAAATGCCACCACAGAAGACCAAACCAGAGACTCAAAagaagacacaagcagagaaagATTTAGAGTTACCAGATAAACCAAAACTACCGCTAAGAATAGAGTCATGTACAGAAGTTTCCAAGGAAGATATGCCAAAACCAGTCAGATTTAACCATTCTGTAGACAAGGATGAGCCCTTGTCAGAACACTCTGACTATCAAACAAGAAAGTTCTCAGTAAGTGAAATCAGGAAAGCTAGAAGAGAAACTATGTTCGGGTCGCTCACAATAAGTGAAGCAGGCTCAACAAATACAGATTATGAGCTTTCTAAAGGTTTTAGCGAACTGTTTGAGCTTACTGATACCGGTAGTGAGTTATACTCTTACCTCACAGACTCTCAGAGCGATTTAAGAGATTCTTTTAGTGAAAAAGTTGTAGACTTGGAGAAACAGCTACACAAAGATCAAGAAACCCAGCCAAAAGAAAGCATGCAGCCACAATTTGACTATCTTAAATGGAGCCCAGAGAAAGTTGCAGAGTGGATTAGTGAGCTAGGCTTCCCTCAATACAAGGTAtacaaaaatagcattttaaaaaatcacatgctGTCATCCTTCTGTCTCTTATTCCTCTTACCCTTACCTGAGCTCTTGCCTCTTCTTCACTAGAAGAGGCATAGAAAAGTTCTGGACTATGGTAGAGGTAACTTGGATTAAAATGTGTCCTTTCCTCTGATGTATTTtgatagaggaagggagggccaCATTTGTTTCCCCTACTTACCACAATGAGTATACTTCTCTGCAATTCTTGAATAAAGACTAAGAAATTCATATAGGCCCTTTttcacagaaaactttttttttttttttttttttttttttttttacagaaaacttttttaaacagattttgtCCAATGTAGACTTTTTGGTACTTTGTCAAGTTGTTTTAGCAGCAGCTCCCTTAACTTGTGCTATTAATCTTAAGTGACTGCGCCAAATCTGTCATGTGTATCATGAGCACCTAACAGTACTATTTAAATAGCCAATTCACCAAAAGTAGTTTTACTAAATAGAGTGAATGTCAATGGTAcgtcaataaaaaaatatatataacaaaaattttttaaaatgggagaacaaacaaaaaagatagggTGAGTCCTCATTTCATTGATGCCAACTATGTTCTTAGGCTACAACACAAGACCTGAAATCTTTTGTACCCCAGTACTCAAAAATGTAATTGAGGCAT
Encoded here:
- the SAMD15 gene encoding sterile alpha motif domain-containing protein 15 isoform X1, whose translation is MAQVPESGSLEGDLENGARERPAPLAMAQDAEADATAQGGPELPVETDREPQPQVEEEDLKVGAPENAHLPLKPAGSSNGETPKESEGGFPSETDLESPQEAESETVREIVGELFKDLEALTDDEEPDLEPRKDAKLDVAEDVLKKSAKETDPQLPEETESEVPGASISETRLELLEETEPEVLEDSLTEQYEETGLEPPEPTKPEFPSEKPRKLIEEADLQPPEMTTLKSPKEAQRKSPEEKRTEPLEETKSEFLEEKSRKSIEEIGLGPSGKTKPEVQVETLKESTVEKVLEPLEETKPSEQKDKQRKSTEETGLAPPQMSKSEETVGESTEEKGLEPKFPKIEPRKSSEETDQMPPQKTKPETQKKTQAEKDLELPDKPKLPLRIESCTEVSKEDMPKPVRFNHSVDKDEPLSEHSDYQTRKFSVSEIRKARRETMFGSLTISEAGSTNTDYELSKGFSELFELTDTGSELYSYLTDSQSDLRDSFSEKVVDLEKQLHKDQETQPKESMQPQFDYLKWSPEKVAEWISELGFPQYKECFTTNFVCGRKLIHVNCSNLPQMGITDFEDMKVISRHTRALLGIEEPLFRRSITLPYRDNIGLFLEQKGHTGVKSDSLTFSEFVQAAGLQDYAPKITTPESNEELYYTEP
- the SAMD15 gene encoding sterile alpha motif domain-containing protein 15 isoform X2; this translates as MAQVPESGSLEGDLENGARERPAPLAMAQDAEADATAQGGPELPVETDREPQPQVEEEDLKVGAPENAHLPLKPAGSSNGETPKESEGGFPSETDLESPQEAESETVREIVGELFKDLEALTDDEEPDLEPRKDAKLDVAEDVLKKSAKETDPQLPEETESEVPGASISETRLELLEETEPEVLEDSLTEQYEETGLEPPEPTKPEFPSEKPRKLIEEADLQPPEMTTLKSPKEAQRKSPEEKRTEPLEETKSEFLEEKSRKSIEEIGLGPSGKTKPEVQVETLKESTVEKVLEPLEETKPSEQKDKQRKSTEETGLAPPQMSKSEETVGESTEEKGLEPKFPKIEPRKSSEETDQMPPQKTKPETQKKTQAEKDLELPDKPKLPLRIESCTEVSKEDMPKPVRFNHSVDKDEPLSEHSDYQTRKFSVSEIRKARRETMFGSLTISEAGSTNTDYELSKGFSELFELTDTGSELYSYLTDSQSDLRDSFSEKVVDLEKQLHKDQETQPKESMQPQFDYLKWSPEKVAEWISELGFPQYKECFTTNFVCGRKLIHVNCSNLPQMGITDFEDMKILFIYS